The following proteins are encoded in a genomic region of Alistipes shahii WAL 8301:
- a CDS encoding LysM peptidoglycan-binding domain-containing protein — protein MTMKRLCAAALMIVWAFCAVAAGKSATIVYINGAKYYIHTVQAGETLYGLSKTYGVGEKVILENNPSIARGLKTAENIKIPFVADVPEPKSDKKLRKTFDFHFVSKGETLYAISRQYEIPVKTLLEDNPNLDPLHMRLGERILIRRKQIGSEDEAGTKEQWEEYRQSLNSVAEEGTAYHIVHPGETFYSLSRRFGITEAEFSALNGGLKPVDLKAGAMVKIPAPEAGQIPEGADSLQRQDSVPETGQQVVQIDFRALRAGDPLDVALLLPLATGGEPNGNYLEFYQGFLLGLDSVKLKYGRSVNVDLYNTARDTARIREIVESDAFRKADLIVGPVYEEGLYPVIRFAEEKKIPVVSPLANIEGMNSDVLFQLAPDPSRKYEKAGDLVNGDKRVTLICTESADKEFEREMLALLGDSEYRRYTYKYEHPTARSADSPSDLTPLLENTDDNVFIILSDNEVDIDRILAALASADTSLTSRGRTAPRFVVLGNTRWNRYNTVDRAMFFKNRVIFFSTYHAKRDSETVRAFDDAYIRSFCALPTLFSYRGYDTAMIFAPAMYGDIEYDLEDRRYTPLQTTYRFGQNEGRENHVNRNWTRVNYNSDYTITIE, from the coding sequence ATGACGATGAAACGACTCTGTGCCGCAGCTCTGATGATCGTGTGGGCTTTCTGCGCCGTTGCGGCGGGGAAGTCCGCAACGATCGTCTACATCAACGGTGCGAAATACTACATCCACACGGTGCAGGCGGGCGAGACGCTCTACGGGCTTTCGAAAACCTACGGGGTGGGCGAGAAGGTGATTCTCGAAAACAACCCCTCGATCGCCCGCGGCCTGAAAACCGCCGAGAATATCAAGATCCCCTTCGTGGCCGACGTTCCCGAACCCAAGTCGGACAAGAAGCTGCGCAAGACCTTCGACTTCCATTTCGTGTCGAAGGGCGAGACGCTCTACGCCATTTCGCGGCAGTACGAGATTCCGGTGAAAACCCTTCTGGAGGACAACCCGAACCTCGACCCGCTGCACATGCGCCTCGGCGAACGCATCCTGATCCGCAGGAAACAGATCGGCTCGGAGGACGAAGCCGGAACGAAGGAGCAGTGGGAGGAGTACCGGCAGTCGCTGAACAGCGTGGCCGAGGAAGGCACGGCCTACCACATCGTCCATCCGGGCGAGACGTTCTATTCGCTCTCGCGCCGCTTCGGGATCACCGAGGCGGAGTTCAGCGCGCTCAACGGCGGACTGAAACCCGTGGACCTCAAGGCCGGGGCCATGGTCAAGATTCCCGCGCCCGAGGCCGGACAGATTCCGGAGGGCGCCGACAGCCTCCAACGGCAGGACAGCGTGCCGGAGACCGGGCAGCAGGTCGTGCAGATCGACTTCCGGGCGCTCCGGGCCGGCGACCCGCTCGACGTGGCGCTGCTGCTGCCCCTCGCCACGGGCGGCGAGCCTAACGGCAACTACCTGGAGTTCTATCAGGGTTTTCTGCTGGGGCTGGACAGCGTGAAGCTCAAATACGGACGTTCGGTGAACGTGGACCTCTACAACACGGCCCGCGACACGGCGCGCATCCGCGAAATCGTCGAAAGCGACGCCTTCCGGAAAGCCGACCTGATCGTCGGCCCCGTCTACGAGGAGGGGCTGTATCCGGTGATCCGCTTCGCCGAGGAGAAAAAGATTCCCGTGGTGTCGCCGCTGGCCAATATCGAGGGGATGAACAGCGACGTGCTGTTCCAGCTCGCGCCCGACCCTTCGCGCAAGTACGAGAAGGCGGGCGATCTGGTGAACGGCGACAAGCGCGTGACGCTGATCTGCACCGAGTCTGCCGACAAGGAGTTCGAGCGCGAGATGCTCGCGCTGCTGGGCGATTCGGAGTACCGCCGCTATACCTATAAATACGAGCATCCCACGGCCCGCTCGGCCGACAGCCCGAGCGACCTCACGCCGCTGCTGGAGAATACGGACGACAACGTTTTCATCATCCTCTCCGACAACGAGGTGGACATCGACCGCATTCTCGCGGCTCTGGCCTCGGCCGATACGAGCCTTACGAGCCGCGGCCGCACGGCGCCCCGCTTCGTGGTGCTGGGCAACACCCGCTGGAACCGCTACAACACCGTCGACCGCGCGATGTTCTTCAAGAACCGCGTGATCTTCTTCTCGACCTACCACGCCAAACGCGACTCGGAGACCGTGCGGGCGTTCGACGACGCCTACATCCGTTCGTTCTGCGCGCTGCCGACCCTCTTTTCCTACCGGGGCTACGACACGGCGATGATCTTCGCCCCGGCCATGTACGGCGACATCGAGTACGACCTCGAAGACCGCCGCTACACGCCGTTGCAGACGACCTATCGGTTCGGGCAGAACGAAGGCCGCGAGAACCACGTCAACCGCAACTGGACGCGGGTCAACTACAACAGCGACTACACCATAACCATCGAATGA
- a CDS encoding redox-sensing transcriptional repressor Rex: MATLTNTIPEKTIERLSEYRRTLLASHRQGITHIFSHVLAGIHGITAVQVRRDLMLIGFSSDTKKGYDVQVLIEYISRILDSPSPMNIAVLGMGHLGQAITKYFNGKGLKLKITAAFDVDPEKVGKTIDGIPCYHMDSFEEVVEDKDISIVIVSSPTKVAPNLVLPIINAGIRGVLNFTSTPLNFPQGIIVENYDITTLLEKVAYFVKESDGSNS, encoded by the coding sequence ATGGCAACTTTGACGAATACGATTCCCGAGAAAACCATCGAGCGATTGAGCGAGTACCGCCGCACGCTGCTCGCCAGCCATCGGCAGGGCATCACGCATATCTTTTCGCACGTACTGGCCGGCATCCACGGCATCACGGCCGTGCAGGTGCGCCGCGACCTGATGCTGATCGGCTTCTCGAGCGACACGAAGAAGGGCTATGACGTGCAGGTGCTGATCGAGTACATCAGCCGCATCCTCGACAGCCCCTCGCCCATGAACATCGCCGTGCTGGGCATGGGCCATCTGGGCCAGGCCATCACCAAATATTTCAACGGCAAGGGGCTCAAGCTGAAGATCACCGCGGCGTTCGACGTCGACCCCGAAAAGGTCGGCAAGACGATCGACGGCATCCCGTGCTACCATATGGACTCCTTCGAGGAGGTGGTCGAGGACAAGGACATCTCGATCGTCATCGTCTCCTCGCCGACGAAGGTGGCTCCGAATCTCGTGCTGCCGATCATCAATGCCGGCATACGGGGGGTGCTGAATTTCACCTCCACGCCGCTGAACTTCCCGCAGGGGATCATCGTCGAGAATTACGACATCACCACGCTGCTCGAAAAAGTCGCCTACTTCGTCAAGGAGAGCGACGGGAGCAATTCGTAA
- a CDS encoding FAD synthetase family protein — protein MRVFHGFDALPHFVRPAVTVGSYDGVHLGHRALIGRLIAEARANGGESIVLTFEPHPRITLGKAEGLRLLTTLDEKTALLEELGVDNVIVIPFDRAFSALSGEEFADDYLIGKVGAETLVAGYNHRFGHDRIDCDTLAASGRLRVVKVGPCRVDGEHVSSTVIRRLLDEGKTAEAELLLGYSLQTEK, from the coding sequence ATGAGGGTATTTCACGGTTTCGACGCACTTCCGCACTTCGTCCGTCCGGCGGTCACCGTCGGGTCGTACGACGGCGTGCACCTGGGCCACCGCGCCCTGATCGGGCGGCTGATCGCCGAGGCCCGCGCCAACGGCGGCGAAAGCATCGTGCTGACCTTCGAGCCGCACCCGCGCATCACGCTGGGAAAGGCCGAAGGGCTGCGGCTGCTGACGACGCTCGACGAGAAAACGGCCCTGCTGGAAGAGCTGGGGGTGGATAACGTGATCGTCATTCCCTTCGACAGGGCGTTCAGCGCCTTGTCTGGAGAGGAGTTCGCGGACGATTACCTGATCGGAAAGGTCGGCGCCGAAACGCTCGTCGCGGGCTACAACCACCGTTTCGGCCACGACCGGATCGACTGCGACACGCTCGCGGCGTCGGGACGGCTCCGCGTCGTGAAGGTGGGTCCGTGCAGGGTCGACGGCGAGCATGTCAGTTCGACCGTGATCCGCCGGCTGCTGGATGAGGGGAAAACCGCAGAGGCCGAATTGTTACTTGGATATTCCCTGCAAACCGAAAAATAA
- a CDS encoding acyl-CoA thioesterase, translating into MLSHDCQIRVWYKHTDQMAICHHSNYICYYEAARSEFLRALGMSFAEVERRGIMMPILEVQSKYRKPAYFDELLTVRIILREMPSTRINFFYEIYNERGDLLNTGMTQLGFIHSDSRRPCRCPEWFLELIRSRWTE; encoded by the coding sequence ATGTTAAGTCACGATTGTCAGATACGCGTGTGGTACAAGCACACCGACCAGATGGCCATTTGCCACCATTCGAATTACATCTGCTACTACGAAGCCGCCCGCAGCGAGTTCCTGCGCGCGCTGGGCATGTCGTTCGCCGAGGTCGAACGGCGGGGCATTATGATGCCGATCCTCGAAGTGCAGTCGAAATACCGCAAGCCGGCCTATTTCGACGAACTGCTGACCGTGCGCATCATCCTCCGGGAAATGCCCTCGACACGCATCAATTTCTTCTACGAAATCTACAACGAGCGGGGCGACCTGCTCAATACGGGCATGACCCAGCTGGGCTTCATCCACAGCGATTCGCGGCGTCCGTGCCGCTGTCCGGAATGGTTCCTGGAGCTGATCCGCAGCCGCTGGACCGAATAA
- a CDS encoding ABC-F family ATP-binding cassette domain-containing protein: MISIDGLTVEFSGTTLFKDISFTIGDKDRIALMGKNGAGKSTLLKIIAGVRSATRGRVTVGEGGKVGYLPQHLQVEDGRTLVEEASRAFEHLFEIERRIAALNEQLTTRTDYESESYMRLIEEVTAISEKFYAVDLTNYQEDVERILLGLGFERSDFTRQTSEFSGGWRMRIELAKLLLQKPDLLLLDEPTNHLDIESIEWLEDFLMNNAKAVMVISHDKAFVDHITTRTIEIARGRIYDYKVNYSHYLELRRERREQQQAAYDNQQKMIAETREFIERFKGTYSKTNQVQSRVRMLEKLELIEVDEEDRSALNLRFPPAPRSGSYPVITSELGKAYGDHRVFSDVSITIGRGDKVAFVGRNGEGKSTMVKAIMGQIDFEGEIRIGHNVRIGYFAQNEASGLDESITVFKTVDDIAVGDIRTRIRDILGAFMFGKEASEKLVKVLSGGERTRLAMIKLLLEPVNLLILDEPTNHLDLKTKEILKEALMAFDGTLIVVSHDRDFLDGLTSKIYEFSHGRVTEHLDGVYGFLRKKKIENISEIERRKA, translated from the coding sequence ATGATTTCAATAGACGGCCTCACCGTAGAGTTCAGCGGCACGACGCTTTTCAAAGACATCTCCTTCACGATCGGCGACAAGGACCGGATCGCCCTGATGGGCAAAAACGGAGCGGGCAAATCGACCCTGCTGAAGATCATCGCCGGAGTGCGTTCGGCCACGCGGGGGCGCGTGACCGTGGGCGAAGGCGGGAAAGTGGGGTATCTGCCCCAGCACCTTCAGGTGGAGGACGGGCGCACGCTCGTCGAGGAGGCGTCGCGGGCCTTCGAACACCTGTTCGAAATCGAGCGGCGGATCGCGGCGCTCAACGAGCAGCTCACGACCCGCACCGACTACGAAAGCGAGTCGTATATGCGGCTGATCGAGGAGGTCACGGCCATCTCCGAGAAGTTCTATGCCGTGGACCTCACCAACTATCAGGAAGACGTAGAGCGCATTCTGCTGGGGCTGGGCTTCGAACGGAGCGACTTCACGCGCCAGACCTCCGAATTCTCGGGCGGCTGGCGCATGCGCATCGAGCTGGCCAAGCTGCTGTTGCAGAAACCCGACCTGCTGCTCTTGGACGAGCCGACGAACCACCTCGACATCGAGTCGATCGAGTGGCTGGAGGATTTCCTGATGAACAACGCCAAGGCCGTAATGGTCATTTCCCACGACAAGGCTTTCGTGGACCACATCACCACGCGCACCATCGAGATCGCCCGCGGACGCATCTACGACTACAAGGTCAACTACTCCCATTACCTCGAACTCCGCAGGGAGCGTCGCGAGCAGCAGCAGGCGGCCTACGACAACCAGCAGAAGATGATCGCCGAGACCCGCGAGTTCATCGAGCGTTTCAAGGGGACCTATTCGAAGACCAATCAGGTGCAGTCGCGCGTGCGGATGCTCGAAAAACTGGAACTCATCGAGGTGGACGAGGAGGACCGGTCGGCGCTGAACCTGCGCTTTCCGCCCGCCCCGCGTTCGGGTTCCTATCCGGTCATCACCTCCGAACTGGGCAAGGCGTACGGCGACCACCGGGTGTTCAGCGACGTGTCGATCACCATCGGGCGCGGCGACAAGGTGGCTTTCGTGGGGCGCAACGGCGAGGGCAAGTCGACGATGGTCAAGGCCATCATGGGGCAGATCGACTTCGAGGGCGAGATCCGGATCGGCCATAACGTCCGGATCGGTTACTTCGCGCAGAACGAAGCGTCGGGGCTCGACGAGTCGATCACCGTCTTCAAGACCGTCGACGACATCGCCGTGGGCGACATCCGGACCCGTATCCGCGACATTCTGGGGGCCTTCATGTTCGGCAAGGAGGCCAGCGAGAAGCTCGTAAAGGTGTTGTCGGGCGGCGAACGGACGCGTCTGGCGATGATCAAGCTGTTGCTGGAACCGGTCAACCTGCTGATCCTCGACGAGCCGACCAACCACCTCGACCTGAAGACCAAGGAGATTCTCAAAGAGGCGCTGATGGCTTTCGACGGCACGCTGATCGTCGTCTCCCACGACCGCGATTTTCTCGACGGGCTGACATCCAAAATCTACGAATTCTCCCACGGCCGCGTCACCGAGCACCTCGACGGGGTCTACGGTTTCCTCCGGAAGAAGAAAATTGAAAATATCAGCGAAATCGAACGGCGCAAGGCGTAG
- a CDS encoding thioredoxin domain-containing protein, with product MRNLLFLIAAALGALLPSCTPADRVVENPLIETANTRTLDIVKVELSDTATVLHVNAYYRPKNWIVISSDSYLQIPARRFMLTGAEGITPDSLFWMPKSGRASFVLRFPPLPRGTKSFDFIESDCDDCFKLYGVDLTGKTEYPEFPEGLPRELRKAPKDGPVPDPIFAVGETRVNIHLLGFREGMYKDMTLYINSMLTGHERKDAPIDPETGVATFKFGQYGPSLIYGNPAGPGSMHLNFWTAPGETADIYVDLTEKGKSIVQRRGKERKASHDRKLYATGTYADLNMLYDMRAEKQIGFDFYTGKFADYRMTADEYAQMIVSKYKMLTDSVARSGMSEMMKELNLLSLKQEALCVMVTCSSLLEHNYRSVNNLWDRNAKIDYKFATLEPKHYAAVCGLFDINDPKLLMGEFEPDYRTAISYSAFDWADIIHAENGLVVDLRKAVPMAAKAANCELTEADLASLRSLKNPFYAEACEAIQARVRRELAALEGKVKIEETPDVAPDKLFDAIVAPCKGKVVLVDFWNTWCGPCQAAIKANEPLKTGELKSDDIVWIYLANETSPLVTYKTQIGKIAGKHYRLNEEQWKYLCEKFKVDGIPSYVLVDRDGNSKLRNDLRNHDKLKKTLKKMIE from the coding sequence ATGAGAAACCTTCTGTTCCTGATCGCAGCGGCGCTCGGTGCGCTGCTGCCGTCCTGCACCCCGGCCGACCGGGTCGTGGAAAACCCGCTGATCGAAACGGCCAACACCCGGACGCTCGACATCGTGAAAGTCGAATTGAGCGACACGGCGACCGTGCTCCACGTGAACGCCTACTACCGGCCCAAAAACTGGATCGTCATTTCGTCGGACAGCTATCTGCAAATCCCCGCCCGGAGATTCATGCTCACCGGGGCCGAAGGCATAACGCCCGACTCGCTGTTCTGGATGCCGAAGTCGGGCCGCGCGTCGTTCGTGCTGCGGTTTCCTCCCCTGCCCCGCGGAACAAAGTCGTTCGACTTCATCGAATCGGACTGCGACGACTGTTTCAAACTCTACGGCGTGGACCTGACGGGCAAAACGGAGTACCCCGAATTTCCCGAGGGGCTGCCCCGGGAGCTGCGCAAGGCCCCGAAGGACGGTCCGGTGCCCGATCCGATCTTCGCCGTCGGCGAAACGAGGGTCAACATCCACCTGTTAGGATTCCGCGAAGGGATGTACAAGGACATGACGCTTTATATCAATTCGATGCTGACCGGTCACGAGCGCAAAGACGCTCCCATCGACCCCGAGACGGGCGTTGCGACCTTTAAATTCGGGCAATACGGCCCGTCGCTGATCTATGGCAATCCGGCCGGTCCCGGCTCGATGCACCTGAATTTCTGGACGGCTCCCGGGGAAACCGCGGATATTTACGTTGACCTCACAGAGAAGGGCAAATCCATCGTCCAGCGCCGCGGCAAGGAACGAAAAGCCTCACACGACCGTAAGCTGTATGCGACGGGAACCTATGCCGACCTGAATATGCTGTACGACATGAGGGCCGAAAAACAGATCGGGTTCGATTTCTATACGGGCAAATTCGCGGATTACCGGATGACGGCGGACGAATATGCGCAGATGATCGTATCCAAATACAAAATGCTGACCGACAGCGTCGCCCGCAGCGGCATGTCGGAGATGATGAAGGAACTGAACCTGCTCTCGCTCAAGCAGGAGGCTCTCTGTGTCATGGTAACGTGCAGCAGTCTTCTCGAACACAACTACCGCTCGGTAAACAATCTTTGGGACCGCAATGCAAAGATCGACTACAAATTTGCCACACTGGAGCCGAAACATTATGCCGCTGTCTGCGGATTGTTCGACATCAATGACCCGAAACTGCTGATGGGCGAGTTCGAACCCGACTACCGGACAGCCATCAGCTACTCGGCTTTCGACTGGGCGGATATTATCCATGCAGAGAACGGTCTTGTCGTAGATCTGCGCAAAGCCGTTCCGATGGCCGCGAAAGCCGCGAACTGCGAACTCACCGAGGCTGACCTCGCCTCGCTCCGTTCGCTGAAGAATCCGTTCTACGCCGAGGCGTGCGAGGCTATTCAGGCCAGGGTGCGCAGGGAGCTGGCGGCGCTGGAAGGCAAGGTGAAGATCGAAGAGACGCCCGACGTGGCCCCCGACAAGCTTTTCGACGCCATCGTCGCGCCCTGCAAGGGCAAGGTCGTGCTGGTCGATTTCTGGAACACCTGGTGCGGACCCTGCCAGGCGGCGATCAAGGCCAACGAGCCGCTGAAAACCGGGGAACTGAAATCGGACGACATCGTGTGGATTTACCTTGCCAACGAGACCTCGCCGCTGGTGACCTACAAGACCCAGATCGGCAAAATCGCCGGCAAGCATTACCGGCTGAACGAGGAGCAATGGAAATATCTGTGCGAAAAGTTCAAAGTCGACGGCATCCCCTCCTACGTGCTCGTCGACCGGGACGGCAACAGCAAACTGCGCAACGACCTGCGCAACCACGACAAGCTGAAAAAGACGCTCAAAAAGATGATCGAATAA
- the htpG gene encoding molecular chaperone HtpG: MKNGKIGVTTENIFPVIKKFLYSDHEIFLRELISNAVDATQKLKTLSSIGEAKGDLGDVTIRVAADKEKKTLTVTDRGVGMTAEEVDKYINQIAFSGAEEFMEKYKNQAIIGHFGLGFYSAFMVSDKVEIFTKSYKEGSKTVHWSCTGSPEFEMEETDEARDRGTTIVLHLSEDSLEYAEDAQVEALLKKYCRFLPVPIAFGKVKEWKDGKYVDTDKDNIINNVEPLWTRKPADITEEQYKEFYRELYPMSDEPLFSIHLNIDYPFHLTGILYFPKIHNNFEIQKNKIQLYSNQVYVTDQVEGIVPEYLTLLHGVIDSPDIPLNVSRSYLQSDANVKKISSYITRKVADRLQELFSTMRSDYEAKWDDLKIFIQYGILTDEKFAEKAAGIMLWKNVEGKYFTPKEYAEKVKENQTDKNKTEVFLYVDDPVEKHTFLEAAKGKGYDVLVMDGQLDSHYINWYESKNKESRFVRVDSDVVDKLIQKEENVKMSLTEGQQEVLTPVFESQMPKDDKIHYNISFEAMSPDEAPVVITQNEFMRRMKEMAQTGGGGMSQFYGQMPDNFTIAVNANHPIVIDILADVEKSYGDKLKSITKKIDAAVAEEKRFDEVVRGKKEEELSSEEKSTREELSKKIVTLRDERNQRLREIGGENRLVKQIIDLALLTNGMLKGKNLTDFIQRSISLIGK, from the coding sequence ATGAAAAACGGAAAAATCGGAGTTACGACGGAGAACATTTTCCCCGTCATCAAGAAATTCCTCTACTCGGACCATGAAATTTTCCTGCGCGAGCTGATTTCGAACGCCGTGGACGCCACCCAGAAGCTGAAAACCCTCTCGTCGATCGGCGAGGCCAAGGGCGATCTGGGCGATGTGACGATCCGCGTCGCCGCCGACAAGGAGAAGAAAACGCTCACCGTGACCGACCGCGGCGTCGGCATGACGGCCGAGGAGGTGGACAAATACATCAACCAGATCGCCTTCTCGGGCGCCGAGGAGTTCATGGAGAAGTATAAGAACCAGGCCATTATCGGACATTTCGGACTGGGATTCTACTCGGCATTCATGGTGTCGGACAAGGTCGAGATTTTCACGAAATCCTATAAAGAGGGTTCTAAAACCGTACATTGGAGCTGCACCGGGTCGCCCGAGTTCGAGATGGAGGAGACTGACGAGGCACGCGACCGCGGCACGACCATCGTGCTGCACCTCTCGGAGGATTCGCTCGAATACGCCGAGGATGCGCAGGTCGAGGCCCTGCTGAAGAAGTACTGCCGCTTCCTGCCCGTGCCCATCGCCTTCGGCAAGGTCAAGGAGTGGAAGGACGGCAAATACGTCGACACCGACAAGGACAACATCATCAACAACGTCGAGCCGCTGTGGACCCGCAAGCCCGCCGACATCACCGAGGAGCAGTACAAGGAGTTCTACCGCGAACTCTACCCGATGAGCGACGAGCCGCTGTTCTCGATCCACCTCAATATCGACTATCCGTTCCACCTGACGGGCATCCTCTACTTCCCGAAGATTCACAACAACTTCGAGATCCAGAAGAACAAGATCCAGCTCTATTCGAATCAGGTCTATGTGACGGATCAGGTCGAGGGCATCGTGCCGGAGTACCTGACGCTGCTGCACGGCGTGATCGACTCGCCGGACATTCCGCTCAACGTATCGCGCAGCTACCTGCAAAGCGACGCCAACGTGAAGAAGATTTCGAGCTACATCACCCGCAAGGTCGCAGACCGCTTGCAGGAGTTGTTCTCGACCATGCGTTCGGACTACGAGGCGAAGTGGGACGACCTGAAAATCTTCATCCAGTACGGCATCCTCACCGACGAGAAGTTCGCCGAGAAGGCCGCCGGGATCATGCTCTGGAAGAACGTCGAAGGCAAATATTTCACCCCCAAGGAGTATGCGGAGAAGGTGAAGGAGAACCAGACCGACAAGAACAAGACGGAGGTGTTCCTCTATGTGGACGATCCCGTGGAGAAGCACACGTTCCTCGAAGCGGCCAAAGGCAAGGGATACGACGTGCTGGTGATGGACGGGCAGCTGGACAGCCACTACATCAACTGGTACGAGTCGAAGAACAAGGAGTCGCGTTTCGTGCGCGTCGACAGCGACGTGGTCGACAAGCTGATCCAGAAGGAGGAGAATGTCAAGATGTCGCTCACCGAGGGCCAGCAGGAGGTGCTGACGCCCGTTTTCGAGAGCCAGATGCCCAAGGACGACAAGATTCACTACAACATCTCGTTCGAGGCCATGTCGCCCGACGAGGCTCCGGTGGTGATCACGCAGAACGAGTTCATGCGCCGCATGAAGGAGATGGCCCAGACGGGCGGCGGGGGCATGAGCCAGTTCTACGGACAGATGCCCGACAACTTCACCATCGCGGTCAACGCCAACCACCCCATCGTCATCGACATCCTCGCCGACGTGGAGAAGTCCTACGGCGACAAACTGAAGTCGATCACCAAGAAGATCGACGCCGCGGTGGCCGAGGAGAAGCGTTTCGACGAGGTCGTGAGGGGCAAGAAGGAGGAGGAACTTTCGTCCGAGGAGAAATCCACGCGCGAGGAGCTGTCGAAGAAGATCGTCACCCTGCGCGACGAGCGCAACCAGCGTCTGCGCGAGATCGGCGGCGAAAACCGCCTCGTCAAGCAGATCATCGACCTGGCGCTGCTGACCAACGGCATGCTCAAGGGCAAGAACCTGACGGATTTCATCCAGCGTTCGATTTCGCTGATCGGAAAATAG
- a CDS encoding nitroreductase family protein, whose protein sequence is MDFLKLAKKRYACRKYLSRQVEPEKLELILEAGRVAPTGANRQPQRLVVVQSKEGMERLARCTRDFGAPTAVIVCADTSEAWTRKYDGKNISDIDASIVTDHMMLAAASLNLDTLWICMFKPEAVREEFALPANVEPVNILLIGYGDGPAADPNRHDTLRKPLSATVFHERF, encoded by the coding sequence ATGGATTTTCTGAAACTGGCGAAAAAGCGGTACGCCTGCCGCAAATACCTCTCCAGGCAAGTGGAGCCGGAGAAACTGGAGCTGATCCTCGAAGCGGGCCGCGTGGCCCCCACGGGCGCCAACCGCCAGCCCCAGCGGCTGGTGGTCGTGCAGTCGAAGGAGGGCATGGAACGCCTTGCGCGCTGCACGCGCGATTTCGGCGCCCCGACGGCCGTCATCGTCTGCGCCGACACCTCCGAGGCGTGGACCCGCAAGTACGACGGCAAGAACATTTCGGACATCGACGCGTCGATCGTCACCGACCACATGATGCTTGCCGCCGCGTCGCTGAACCTCGACACGCTGTGGATCTGCATGTTCAAACCCGAAGCCGTGCGCGAGGAGTTCGCCCTTCCGGCGAACGTCGAACCCGTGAACATCCTGCTGATCGGCTACGGCGACGGCCCGGCGGCCGATCCCAACCGCCACGACACGCTGCGCAAACCGCTCTCCGCGACGGTCTTCCACGAGAGGTTTTGA
- a CDS encoding aldose 1-epimerase, with protein MLRAIDFHGLKGVEFSKGEYTALLIPEMGANLVRLANTRLGAEILRTPGPGEIETFRSRPQVFGLPILFPPNRIADGRYVFEGRTYQYPITIERERNYHHGVLKSEAFLVSKARETDREVMIECRYYANAGNDAVYRDFPHEFKCKITYRLTAEGLEQEVVFFNRSETRMPLGVGFHTPLTIPFAGGTDADYVMRLAVGEEVELDGRNLPTGRRLPLSEQFSKLRREGLQVTGCGPIEAGFTLREIDVDGKPFRGALVEHLRTGARTCYEVDEQTTYWTLWNNGGQVPYCCPEPQTWTTNAPNAADPAAEGFRAIDPGESWRTTFRLYAK; from the coding sequence ATGCTGCGCGCCATCGACTTCCACGGGCTGAAAGGCGTGGAGTTCTCCAAGGGGGAGTATACGGCGCTGCTGATTCCGGAGATGGGGGCCAACCTCGTGCGGCTGGCCAACACCCGGCTGGGCGCGGAGATTCTGCGCACGCCCGGACCCGGGGAGATCGAGACGTTCCGGAGCCGTCCGCAGGTCTTCGGGCTTCCGATCCTGTTCCCGCCCAACCGCATCGCCGACGGCCGTTACGTCTTCGAGGGACGCACGTACCAGTATCCCATCACCATCGAGAGGGAACGGAACTACCACCACGGCGTCCTCAAGAGCGAGGCGTTCCTGGTGTCGAAGGCCCGCGAGACGGACAGGGAGGTGATGATCGAATGCCGTTACTACGCCAATGCGGGGAACGATGCCGTTTACCGCGATTTCCCGCACGAGTTCAAGTGCAAGATCACCTACCGGCTCACGGCCGAAGGGTTGGAGCAGGAGGTGGTGTTCTTCAACCGCAGCGAGACCCGCATGCCCCTGGGCGTGGGTTTTCACACCCCGCTGACGATTCCCTTTGCGGGCGGGACCGACGCCGACTACGTGATGCGCCTGGCTGTCGGGGAAGAGGTCGAACTCGACGGCCGCAACCTTCCGACGGGACGCAGGCTGCCGCTGTCGGAGCAATTTTCCAAATTGCGCCGCGAAGGGCTTCAGGTCACCGGCTGCGGGCCGATCGAGGCGGGTTTTACGCTGCGCGAGATCGACGTGGACGGCAAACCGTTCCGCGGCGCGCTGGTCGAGCACCTGCGCACGGGCGCGAGAACCTGCTACGAGGTCGACGAGCAGACGACCTACTGGACGCTGTGGAACAACGGAGGGCAAGTGCCCTACTGCTGTCCCGAGCCGCAGACATGGACCACGAACGCCCCCAACGCCGCCGATCCCGCGGCCGAAGGGTTTCGGGCCATTGACCCGGGCGAGTCGTGGCGCACGACTTTCCGCCTGTATGCGAAATAG